The genome window ATTTTAGATTCGATTGCACAGATTTGGCAAAATAAAAAGATCCAAATATTATACTGGTGATTCCTAATCCTGCCATGATCGCAATATGAATCATGGGGTATTCTAACTTCATTAAATCGAGTGAATACAGGTAAAGAAATGTAGAAAGGAGTATGAATGGTAATAGTCCAACAGAAATAGATACAGATAGAACTCTTCGGAAGATCGAAAATTGTATCGGAATCCGATTCTCCTCAATGTCAGAGAATTGTCGCTTCGTCAAGAGAGGAGCTATTCTATCTTCTGTCATAAAATAAAATACTACAATACATATTGGTAATGCTGCAATCTCGGATAGAATAAAAGGTAAAAAATCGAAGTCTTTGAAATCAATAAGAAAGGAAGCAAAGAAATAAGAAAAAGCAACCATCAATGTCAACCTTAGAGCGACAACTATGGCTTCAACTTTAGGATAAAGTAATAATTTATTTTGTAGAGTTATTATTTCCTGAGAATTCAATTCTGAAATACGATTAGACAATTTCAGTAACGGAACTAAATATATAACGCGAGCAATGATTGCTACATTGAATGCAATGATTGTTGCAACGGTTGAAGTAGCAACAAACAAGATAGCTTGCTCTAAAGTAAAAAGACAAGATAAACAGATATAATAGGCGACGCATGGAAGTGGTAAGAGATAGAAAAATAATTCCAAATTCATGGTCAGGAGCCAAAAGAATTTATTTTGATTGATTTGCATAGTTATCACAAAGTATCTAGTTTCGATAATTCAATCACAATGTTGTAAAAATTAAATTACCTTGCATTACCTAACACAGTTCGAAACATACCCAATAAACTGGAAACATTTTTTCCGATTTTAGATAAATATTTTTTTATAACATTAATTTGTGTAAAAATTAGGCGAATCTTTTTTTATATTTTGAATCATATGCAATTAATTCATTTTTTGGGAATCAAGTTATACTTTGCAGGATTTTAATTCATCTTTTTGGAGTGAATTTATAAATATTTTATTAACAAAACATTTGTCAGAATACTTCAGTAAATAATTTATTCTAATCTACCAAAGCAAAATATTTATCTCACTCGAGTGATTTCGAACTGGATCAAAAAAAACTATGCTCAGGTTTTGTCCGAGCATAGTGAGGTTAATCTCCAAATGATTGTATCTAGTAATCTAATTTAGATTTCATCAGAAATTCAGAATCCATGCATCTTAGGATTTATAGATATCTTCAATCAAAGATTGGTATTTTTCTGATATCACATGCCTTTTGATTGAGAGTTTTGCTGTAAGTTCATCACCAACTTCAAATGGTTTTGGCAATATTCTATAATCTACAATTTTTTCAAAAGATTTGAATCCGTTCTCTGTGCTGATCAATTCCTTTATCGAAGCTTTTAGCATTCGATTTACACTTGGATTTGACTTCAATTCATCCAAGTTATTTCCAAGCTCAATAAAGGCTTTCTCATTCAAAACGATCAATGCGGATAATGTTTTTTTATCTTGGCCAACCAACATGCATTGATCAATATATTCGGATTCGAGTAAGCGATTCTCAATTGGCGTCGGTTCTACATTTTCTCCGCCCATAAGCACGATTGTCTCCTTGGATCTACCAACAATTTTGATACAATTGTTGAATGTCATAATACCCAGATCACCTGTGTTAAACCATCCATCCTTAAGAACTTTAGCAGTTGCTTCCGGATTTTTATAATAGCCTTTCATAACTTGAGGACCTTTCACATGAACCTCACCTTTTCTTCCCATTCCATTAGCGCCAGGATAGATTTGCTCTTGATTGTTTATATCGATGATTTTGATATCTGTGTCTTTATAGATTGGTCCGACTGTACCAATAATTAATTTCTCAAAACTTCTTACAGATATAACAGGACATGTTTCCGTCAGTCCATATCCTTCCAATACAGGAATACCAATATTATTGAAGAATTCATCTATATGATACGGCAGAGCTCCGCCTCCAGACACAGATCCTCGTAAAGATCCACCTGTTGCGCTTCTTATCTTAGAAAGAACAATCGCATCCAGAATAAGATTTGGAAAAAATGCAATCAAAACTATTATAGAACAGTAAATCCCTCGAAAGAACGATAGAATTGGATTTCGATAGTTAATTTCCAATTCGAGACCTTTGACAAAGCGCAAGGCAGAATTGTATTTTTTGGATGTTGCGTAAGCAATTTGGAATAAAAACTTCCTGATAAAGGGTGCTTTTTCTAAATTCGCAATAATTCCGTGATAGATACTTTCCCATAATCTCGGTGCAGATGCCATAAAAGTTGGTTTTACAATATTTAAATCCTCTCTAAGATTTCGAATATTCGAATAGTATGTACAGCATCCACTGGAGATTGCGATCATTTCGAAAACTCTCTCGAAAATATGCCAAACTGGAAGAATGGAAAGTATTCTCTCATTTGAATCTATTTGGAAAGGAAGGTTTTGAATCTGAGACAATATATTTCCATGCGTCAACATAACGCCTTTGGGTGCCCCAGTTGTTCCAGAAGTATAGATTAAAGTAAATAGATCATCGGGAGTGCATTGCTTAATTCTTTCCTGAACTACAGGAAGCAATTTACTTCTTAGAATTTTTCCTTTTTCGATTAAATCATAAATATTTAGAACGCCTAGTAGAGCTTTGGATTCCTTCTCCATTAGAATTATTTTTTCTAAATTTGGAATTGACTTTTTATTTTTTTGTAACTTCTCCAAGACAGCAAGGTTTTCTACGAATGCAACCCTTATGTCTGCGTGTGGTATAATGTATTGGATGTCACCGTCAGTAACATCGGAACCTCGTGGAACATCAACAGCTCCGATCAACTGAATTGCCATATCCGTTACAATCCATTCGAACCGATTGTCCGCAAATACTGCCAGATGCTCGCGTGCACCAACACCAAGATCAATCAATGAAATTGCTAGATTTTCCGCCATTTCAAGTAAATCAGCGTAGGTAGTGAATTCAAATTCTTTGTTTTTATTTCGCGTTGCAAAAGCTGGCTTATCACCAAATTTTATTTTCGATTCATAAAACATTTCAGCTAAATTGTTCATTTTGTCCTCTAATTTCAAAAGTTAGATTTCAGTATAAATGAATAATTCTGAATATTCGACCTATCCTATAGGATGTTACTTAAATTATGTTTCGATTCTATATATTGAACCTGCATTATCTGGATCAATTGCCGTAGACTGAAACAATTTCCTATTTGTCTAGAAAATGTTTTTTGAATGGGTTTTGTTTTTGGTTTGGGTAAGAGATGTCGAATAATTTTTTCGGTAGTTCACGGGAGTGATTCCTGTATGATGCTTGAATGCTCTATTGAAAGATGATTTTGAATTGAAACCAACAGCATAGGCAATTGAAATTATAGTTCTCGATTGGTCTTCTAGGAGATATTTTTTTGCTTCTGAAACTCTATGATGATTGATATACTGAGTAAAAGTCATTTCCATTTTCTCGTTCAGAATCTGAGATAATTGGTGAACAGAAATATTGAGTTCAGATGCAAGACCTGCAATGTTAAGATCTTCATCTGAGAATGCTTTTTCTTCTTCCATGATTCGTTTAAGTGTTGATTGAATAAGATCGATATCTAGGGATTTGATTTTGGATTTTTCGTATCTAGCTTTCTTTATTTCCTTTTGCAATCCGTAGACAACTTCAGGAAATCGATTCGATAATAAAAAGAAAATGATTAGATTGAAAGGAAGAATTAGAGCACTCAGTTTTATCAAAAAAAAGTTCCCCATCATAAAACCAAGAAAACCAATTCCGATATCAATATAAATCAATGCTATCACTAAGACAAAAATCGACATCGAACGAAAACTGATATCGGCAGAATTTCTCAAAATTCGAACATTACTCACAAGTATATAACTAAGATAGATTATTAAGGAAATTTTAGGTCCGACAGTTGAGATCTGAATCATTCTTGAATAAAATGAAGCATCTCCGTTTTGGAGATTTTTGATAAAACTCAATTGAGATGTCGTATCCATAAAGGCATAAGGAGCTACGACTAACGCAACCAATATGGCAGGAATAAAATGTAAAAATTCAAATCGATTTAATTCAACCTCGAGAATTCCCTTTTTATAATATAGAAAAAAAAGGGGACCGATTAGATAGGTAAATGGCAAATGCAGTGAGAAAAAATATGGATAGATTAAATGAAGATTGGAAAAAAAATAAAATCCTGAGACCAGCCAAATCCCTGTCATCACATGAATCCAGCCCATAAAAATTGTTCTTGGCTTGGATGTAAAAATCTGAATTGCCCAAACAAATGAAAAAATGGAACCAAAGAATAACCAGGCTCCTTGGATCATTTGCAAAAAAGGTATTGAAATAAAATTATCCAAAATTCAATCGCTCAAGGCTTTCCTTGGTTTCAATTTTCTCAAGATAGGTAAATAAGAATAGTTAATTTTTCTTAGGTAAGAATAGAGAATTTTTCCTGAAATTGTTCATATAATTTCTTTTCTTTTTAAAGATAAATTCCATATTACCTTAGATGGCAATGTTTTACAAACTTCGAAAAATTCTTCCCTTACTGATTTTTATTATCTTGCCAATCCAGGGAATCAGGTCACAAGATTTCGAGCAACCAGACTCGATCATACCTTTTGAAATCAATCCTAATATTATAAATTCCTTAAATGCAACATCATCAGATAATCACTGGAGAATCAGCAGCAATCAAATTGATATCCAAAGAGAATCCAGTCCAAGCGAAGATGCAGAAACCGATTCAGAATCCAATCTAGAAGAAGAAAACGATACGGACTTAACCATTTGGCAAAAAGTCAATGTTCCTGAAGATTTAGTGAAGCAAGGATTGGTAGCTGATGGCAGAACTACTGTCTGGTATAAGGCAGAATTTAGACTGAGTCATAAAATCAGAAATTCACTTTCTATTCGATTGGGTGAAATCAATGACCGTGATCGCGTCTATCTAAACGGAGAGCTAATCGGAAGCTCTGGAGATTGGGATTCGATCAAACCTCAAGCATATGATAAACAAAGAGTTTATGATATTCCCATTCATACAATACGACAGAATGAAACCAATATTTTATTGATTGAAGTTAAGGGCTATTTCCAAAATGAAATGGGGATCTATAGAGATAGACTTGAAATCGGACCAACTCGTTCTCTAGTTCGAAGCTTCTATTTTGAAAACACTTTTCAGATTCTTATACTCATGGTTTACTTAACTGTTGGTGCTTATTTTCTTTTATTCTTCATTCGTCGTCGTAACGATCGTGAAAATCTTTATTTTTCAATCTTCATATTTTCACTTTTAGTATATTCTGTACTGCGAACTCAATGGAAGTATGAATTTGCGATCGATTTCCATTCATTAAAGAGAATTCAATATTCTGCTCTTTGGTTGTTATTCCCCACTTTCTATTATTTCCTTAGACATTATTTTAAATTAAAAGTCAATACGTGGCTCAAATGGTGGGATAGATTTGCAATCGTTACAAATATCATCAATCTAGTTTGTATTTTTTATATTTACACAATTGATTCAACCGAGACTTGGGATTATATAAACAACACAATCATACAACCAACTTGGCTTGTTTACACTTTTGGTTCGTTGATTTTACTTGGGATTGAAATTCGACATAGCAATCGAGATGCGATGCTCATGTTAGGAAGCTTTTTTGTTTTGATTGTTTGCACCGTTTTAGATGTTCTAAGTGCTAGGGCAATGATCAACTTGCCAACAAGTTCCACCGCAACATTTGGTTTCATACTATTCGTTCTCAGCATGGCGTTGATACTTGCGAATAGATTTGTTCGGCTTCATGACGAAACAGAAAAACTTAACGTAGATTTAACGAATTTCAATGAAGCATCATCGAGATTTGTGCCATTCGAATTTCTCAATCTATTAGAGAAAAAAAGTATTCTAGATGTTAAATTAGGTGATCAGATTCAGAAGGATTTGACTGTATTGTTTTCTGATATTCGTGCATTTACAAATCTTTCCGAGACGATGACTCCCCAAGAAAATTTCCAATTTATAAATTCTTATTTGGGTCGAATGGGTCCGATTATCCGAAACCACAATGGATTCATTGATAAATACATTGGCGATGCTGTGATGGCGCTTTTTTCAGTAAGTGTTGAAGATGCAATTGATGCGAGCATCGCCATGCAAATAAAAGTAAGAGAACACAACATTGAAAGGATACAAAGAGGACATCAAGCAATCCAAATTGGAATTGGAATTCACAAAGGAGGACTCATGCTCGGTACGATTGGTGAATCTCAAAGAATGGAAGGAACTGTAATTTCTGATACAGTAAATCTTGCGTCAAGACTAGAGAGCTTAACAAAAATGTATGGAGCATCAATCCTTGTGAGTGAAGTCAGCATCAATTCCATTGATCAACAAAGTAATCTTTCGAATTATAAAAATAGGTTCGTTGATAAAGTCCGTGTGAAGGGCAAAACACAAGCGATTGCGATTTACGAATTCTATGGAGGCGATAGTGAAGATACCATCGAATCAAAAGAAAAATCCAAGAATGATTTTGGGCAGGCACTAGATCTTTATTATTCTAAAAAATTCAAAGAATCGAGTGATTTTTTTGCAAGAATATACGAATCGAATGGAGATCTTCTTGCCAAAATATATACGCAAAGATCAGAATTGAATTTAGCAAATGGAGTAGATGTAAATTGGGATGGTATCACAACTTTTGATACTAAATAATTTTTTTCCAATCTTTATCTAATCCTGTAAAAATAGGGAAATTACAACCGTGTCAGAACAAAGCTATAGTTATTCAAAAACACATCGTTCGATAGAAATTTTTTCCATTATTTCTTTTATCTTAATTATTCTTGGACTTGGGTATCATCTAGTTCAAGGATACAATTCATTCCATTCTAAGTCTGAACTTTTTGGACTTATACTTACTTTGGTAATTATATTCTCTTATATTTCTGCTGATTTTATTTCAGGACTGGTTCATTTTCTTGGCGATAGTTTTGGAACAGAAGAAACGCCAATTGTTGGTGCATCTTTCATAAAACCATTTCGTGATCATCATACGGATCCAGAAGGAATCACAAGGCATGATTTTATTGAGACGAATGGAAACAATTGTATTGTATCACTGCCTGTATTGATCGCTGTATATTTTTATCTTCCATATAAAACGGACGTTTTGTCCTACTTGTTGGCTTGGTTTATTCTTGCGTTAATGCTCGGGATTTTTATGACAAATCAGATTCATAAGTGGGCACATCTAAAGAATCCAGGCGTGGTTATTAAGTTTCTGCAAGACAGAAGTTTCATACTCAACCCTGACCATCATAAGATACATCACACTGCACCATTTGATCGCTACTTCTGCATAACTTGCGGCTGGTTGAATCCTTTTTTATATCGCATTCGTTTCTTCGAATTCATTCTATTGCTTTTTAAGAAAAATAAAAAAGCATATTGAAGATATAAAAATAGTTTTCGAATAAATATTTTATCTTCAATTTTAATAAATCAAAAATCGAAATTGCATGAGGAAATTGGTTGAATAATTTCCTTGCCTAGAGGCTGCTACTTACATTCCATGGAAGAGATATCATCTAGGAGATATTTTTGAAAACACTTGCAAAAGCCTTCCTTTTAATCCTATTCATTTTATTTATTATCGTATCAACCCATTTTCTAATGTTGTATTTGGATGAACTCAGAGCAGACGAAAGAAAAACATATCTCGACATCAAAGCACGAGAAATTGTTCAATCAATGTCAACTCGAGAAAAAATTGGACAGATAATACATATTACCATTCCAGAAAAGACTCTAGACTCAACGGCAAGAAAAGAAATTTTATCTCTTCGTCCAGGTGGAATTATTTTATTCGGTAAGAATTTAGGATCATCCGAAGAAGTTACCGCTCTCAATCAATCTCTCCAGAATCTTGCCAAATCGGAAAAAATGCCTCCATTATTGATTTCCACTGATCAAGAAGGAGGAAGAGTATTTCGTGCGCGAGATGGAGTCGCACAGTATCCCGGAGCGATGGCAGTCGGACAGACAAACAACGCAGAGTTAGGTTATGAAGTTGGATTTGTTACATCCTATGATCTAAACCAAATAGGAATCAATTTCTTGCTAGCTCCATCTCTTGATATAAACAACAATCCGAATAATCCAGTGATCAATACCCGAAGTTTTGGGTCTGATATCGATCGGGTAAATCTTGTTGCAGGTGCCTATGAAAGAGGAGCAAGAAAAGGTGGCGCAATACCTGTTATCAAGCATTTTCCTGGCCATGGCGATACAGATGTTGATAGCCATCTTGGACTTCCCGTCATACGTAAAACACTAGCAGAGTTAGAAGAATTAGAACTCATACCTTTTCAGAATTCGATACATTCAGGTGCACCTGTTGTAATGACTGCTCATATTTTGTTTCCTAATATTGATGATAAATATCCAGCCACTTTATCGAAAAAAATACTAACAGATATTTTACGAGAACGATTGGGGTTTGATGGAGTGATTATTACTGATGCGATGGAGATGCATGCCATTTCGAAGAACTACGATAAGGATCGACCAGGTGTAAAGGCTCTGCTTGCCGGTGTTGATATTCTGCTTCTAACTTCATGGGGAGATACGGCAACTTCCCTTTTTAATTCAATTCTCGATGCAGATAGCAAAGGAGAATTCACGGTCGATGGAAAGGATAGACTTGAAGAAGCCGTTTACAGACAGATTCGATTGAAATTAGAGTATGGAATATACACTGATAACCATTTCACTCCTGAAATTGAAAATGAGAATCTCGCCAATTTTATGTTAGAGCAAAAAAAGAAAAGGGATGATGATTACAATCTGATCAAAAAAGATAAAGATCATGTCTTCAATCTTACAAAGAAAACGATTCGTTCTTATCCAAATCCATATCAAGCCGATCCAAATCTGACAGTTTCCAATACAAAGGCTTTTCTTACAATTGGAAAGAACCAATCTAATTGGAAGCAACGTCAAGGAAAGATTTTGCCAATGAAATCACTTTCGAGTGAATTGAAAAAATCAGAAAGTAAATTTATTTTACTAGATGCAGTGTCGGAATCTGAACTAAAAGTGATAGATACACTTGCATCCAATTATCCAGACAAACAATTTATTGTTCTGTTCCCAGCAAGCCCTTTTGTCGTTCTTCCCAAGCGAGATAATGTGAACATTTTGTTTTCTTTCTCACTCACTGATGAATCATACAAAGCTTTGATTGAATGTATTTTCTCACAAGAAATGATCCCTAAGATGGATTTGGTTCTCAAATAAAAGTCAAACCTGATATATAGAGTCTAATTGGTATGGGTTTCTTCTCAATTTTCAAAGACTTCTCGATTGGAGATCTAGGTGACTGGAATCCTCAAGACAGTCTTGTCAGAGAAGATTCCTACGATCCAAACACTCTTTTTCAAACCCTAATAGAAGATAAAGTATGGCAACTTATGGATTGGTCCGGTATCTTTGTTGCTCTAGAAAAGAAAGGCTATGCTGATGGGAAGCTGGTTCTAGAATTTTCTGAACCAACAAACCAAATCATACAAGTTTTCTGGAAGGAAGAAAATCTCATTACAATTCGTATGCATGTAAGAGAATTTGATTTCACAACCTATGGTAAAAAAATAAAAGAAAATGTATTATCAGTGGATTGGATACAAACTAGACATCCATGCAAAATAAAATCCGAGAATCAACTCTATCCCGGACAAGATGTTCCAGGTCTCGGCCTCTTTGAAGAAATTGTAAATTTTATTGGTTATATCACTTTATCTATTCGTGTAAAAGCAGCATGGAATCGTCCTGAATTCTTTCATGATGCAGTTCTCTTTCACAAAAAATTTCGCTTTCCAGATCCAAAAATGGAAGCCAAATACCGATGTCTAATTCGTGATCTTAAATATCTGGGAATGCTCGGACTTTCTACTGCCATTCATTCACATAAAATCAAAAACGGAAAAGGTGATATCTACAAATGGAATGCACCTGAGATGATCCATATCCAAGATACTGCCCTACAAGATTTGATTTTTAACCATCACTACCATGCGGAAGTAGAACGCTGTATGCGAAAATATCGCTTCTCTATTTAAACTTCAATGCATGAATTATTTAACGAATGAATTCATTCATTCATTCATTTTAATAAATGATCAATCTGTTGAATAGAATCATTCATCCCTTCAAAATCAGAATTCAATATTTCTTTTCTATCTAGAATATTCTTGATTATCATCTCAAAATTTCTAGCCCAATCTCCAATTTCCGGAAATCCAAAGGACGACCCTGATCCTGCAAGGTTGTGAATATGAGTATAGATCTCTTGCAAAAGATCTGCATTATGTGAATCAATATTTCTATATTCTAATATTTGATCATACAGCTTTCGGATTTCTGCCATTTTATCGGGCAATGCTTTCGCATAATCCTCTTTCATTTTTTGGAATTTAGCTAATGTTGACGGTTTCATTGCTTTATTATTTTTTGTTCCAAATTTCTTCAATCTCAGATGCAAGCTTCATAGGATCAAAAGGTTTCGTGATAACTGCTATGGCACCTAGATTTAAAAAATGTTGTATTTCATTTGATTGAACTTTTGCAGTGATAAAAATGACCGGAGTATTTGCGAATTCCTTTAGCGTTCGAATTCTTTCTAACGTCGTTGGTCCGTCCATTTCTGGCATCATCACATCCAATAGAATTAGATCAGGTACAAATTGTTCGATTGACTCCAAAGCTTCCTTTCCAGAAGAGCATACTTTCAATTCGTAACCACCTACATCTTCGAGAGCCATTGATCCGATCATTTGGATATCTAAATCATCTTCAACATATAAGATTTTTGTTAATTTTTCAACTGGCATAGTATTTAAGTATCCTTTCATGATATTGCAATGTATTTCACTTAGTTTCTATTGGTAGTTCAATTCTAAAAATTGAACCGCATTCTTCTCTTGGAATATAGCTCAGATTACCACCCATAGCATCAATCATAGTTTTGCTAATGCTAAGACCTAGCCCGGTTCCATCGGTTTTTCTTGTGTTGGATGCATCGATCTGCGAGAAACGTTGAAATAGTTTATTGCGAAAATTCTCAGGAATTCCAGAACCCTCATCGATCACTGAGATCAATAGTCGGCTCACCCTCTTCTCTAAGCGCAGAGTTACAGTACTTCCGGCTGGAGAGAATTTGCATGCATTGGATAATAGGTTTGTGATCACTTGATTGATCCGTTTTTCGTCGATAAATATATGAATATCTTCGGTTAATAGATTTTCGTATTGGATTTTCACATCGAATCTATTAGCATAAGGATTGATAGATTCTATATTTATAGAAAGTATTTCAGAAATCGATTTTGGCTCGCAATGAAAATCCATTCTACCTGATTCCAATTTTTCAAAATCCAAAATATCGTTTATCAAGGAAAGCAGCCGATCAGAGTTCTTTTTTGCGACGTTTATAAGGTTTTGAACTTTGGATGGCAATTCACCAGCAACTCCACCAATCAATAATCCTAAAGCACCGTTGATAGATGTTAGTGGAGTTCTGAGTTCATGACTGACTGTTGAGATAAATTCGGCTTTCATAATTTCAATTTTTCTCTGCTCGGTGATGTCCTTAGCTATTCCAAGATAGCCAGTTGATGTTCCTTCTGAGTCTCTAAGGCAAGAAATTGATAAATTAACAGGAATTCTATTTCCATTTTTGCATATATAACTCCAATTCCTTTCCTCAGCAAAACCCATTTCCGCTCTCAATGTGAAGGTTCGAAGACCAGGCTCAATATCTGTACCAAATTCTTTATTGAGTTGATCCGTTACCTGAGTGACTTCATTGATGTCATGAAAAAGCATTGGAGTCTGTAGCCCAACCATTTCTGATCTTTTATAACCTAACATTTTCTCTGCTCCACGATTGAAGTCTAATATGATTCCATCCAATCCGATTGTAATCAATGAATATTCAGTGCTATCGAATATTGCTGATTTTAGATCTAATAGTGAAGCAATCGCTCGAGAATTTTTTTCTTCTTCTACTATGGATTTTTTTAAAGTTTTTTGAATACGGCTCAACTCCTTTACCTTTTTTCGCAATTCCAATTGTGCCATTACTTGACGAGCGAGACCAAGCATTGAATCAATCTGATCCTTATTTATATTGTTTGGTTTGTGGTCGATCAAACAAAGTGAACCCAATGCATTGCCTTTGGGTGTAATCAAAGGAAATCCAGCATAAAATCTTACAAAAGGATCGCCCGTGACGATTGGATTGTCCGAGAAGCGCTCGTCTAACAATGAATTTGGTACGATCAATGGTTCGTTTGGCTTGAGAATGGAATGCGCACAAAATGAAACATCTCTCGATGTCTCGGTTGCATCTAAACCGTAATGCGATTTGAACCATTGACGATCCTTATCAACCAGTGATACCAGACATATTGGCATACCTGTTAGTTTAGTTGCAATTTCTGTAATATCATCGAACTCTTGTTCAGGTTTACTATCTAAGATATCATAATCCAATAGCTCCTGCAATCTTTCCGATTCGTTGCCTGGAATTTCTGGTATTTTCATAAATGTTTACACAATGCAATGAATTCCATCATTGATTTGACGATCTTTGTTGAATGAATTGAATCGCATCTTCTTCGATTATGAAGAGCTGTTTTTCTACATCCCGAACCATCGGAAGCAAAGCGCTATAATTTCTACCACCAATCATCACAGGAATTCTTGGCTCGATTATTTTTAGAAGAGTTTCTATCACTCGAATCTGATCCTTATCTATGAATGGGATACTTTTAAAATTCAGTATAATGGTATCTTGTTTGCTTTGGAGTTGAAATAATTTGGAATAGAAATTTTTGAATTGAGTGATTGAATGATCACGAAGATTG of Leptospira sp. GIMC2001 contains these proteins:
- a CDS encoding response regulator encodes the protein MPVEKLTKILYVEDDLDIQMIGSMALEDVGGYELKVCSSGKEALESIEQFVPDLILLDVMMPEMDGPTTLERIRTLKEFANTPVIFITAKVQSNEIQHFLNLGAIAVITKPFDPMKLASEIEEIWNKK
- a CDS encoding ATP-binding protein, which produces MKIPEIPGNESERLQELLDYDILDSKPEQEFDDITEIATKLTGMPICLVSLVDKDRQWFKSHYGLDATETSRDVSFCAHSILKPNEPLIVPNSLLDERFSDNPIVTGDPFVRFYAGFPLITPKGNALGSLCLIDHKPNNINKDQIDSMLGLARQVMAQLELRKKVKELSRIQKTLKKSIVEEEKNSRAIASLLDLKSAIFDSTEYSLITIGLDGIILDFNRGAEKMLGYKRSEMVGLQTPMLFHDINEVTQVTDQLNKEFGTDIEPGLRTFTLRAEMGFAEERNWSYICKNGNRIPVNLSISCLRDSEGTSTGYLGIAKDITEQRKIEIMKAEFISTVSHELRTPLTSINGALGLLIGGVAGELPSKVQNLINVAKKNSDRLLSLINDILDFEKLESGRMDFHCEPKSISEILSINIESINPYANRFDVKIQYENLLTEDIHIFIDEKRINQVITNLLSNACKFSPAGSTVTLRLEKRVSRLLISVIDEGSGIPENFRNKLFQRFSQIDASNTRKTDGTGLGLSISKTMIDAMGGNLSYIPREECGSIFRIELPIETK